A window of the Balaenoptera acutorostrata chromosome 13, mBalAcu1.1, whole genome shotgun sequence genome harbors these coding sequences:
- the LOC103002794 gene encoding 2'-5'-oligoadenylate synthase 1-like, translating into MMELSDTPARFLDKFIEDHLLPDEDFRTQVNEAIHIICSFLKERCFRWASHPVRVSKVVKGGSSGKGTTLRGRSDADLVVFLTNLKSFQEQLERRGEFIEEIRRQLEACQREETFEVKFEVQKQQWKNPRALSFVLRSPQLHEWVEFDVLPAFDALGQLTRGYRPDPKVYVQLIRECEFLGREGEFSPCFTELQRAFLKERPTKLKSLIRLVKHWYQMCKEKLGKPLPPQYALELLTVYAWEQGSMETRFSTAQGFQTVLELVLKHQKLCIYWKKYYNFENPIIGQYLSRQLVKPRPVILDPAEPTGNVGGGDPYSWQRLAQEARAWLSYPCFEKSDGSPVGSWAVSPQDLTYEAYGFRQSCGTSPRRRLQGGAPPQVEEDWTCAIL; encoded by the exons ATGATGGAGCTCAGTGATACCCCGGCCAGGTTTCTAGACAAGTTCATCGAAGACCACCTCCTGCCAGACGAGGATTTCCGCACACAGGTCAATGAAGCCATCCACATCATCTGCAGTTTCCTGAAGGAGAGGTGTTTCCGATGGGCCTCCCACCCTGTTCGGGTGTCCAAAGTTGTGAAG GGTGGCTCCTCAGGCAAAGGCACGACCCTCAGGGGCCGATCAGATGCTGACCTCGTCGTCTTCCTCAccaatcttaaaagttttcaggAACAACTTGAGCGCCGAGGAGAATTCATCGAGGAAATTAGGAGACAGCTGGAAGCCTGTCAAAGGGAGGAAACATTTGAAGTGAAGTTTGAAGTCCAGAAACAGCAATGGAAGAATCCCCGTGCTCTCAGCTTCGTGCTTAGATCCCCTCAGCTCCACGAGTGGGTGGAGTTTGATGTCCTGCCCGCTTTTGATGCCCTGG GTCAGTTGACCAGAGGCTACAGACCTGACCCTAAAGTCTACGTCCAGCTTATCCGAGAGTGCGAGTTCCTGGGGAGAGAGGGCGAGTTCTCCCCCTGCTTCACGGAGCTGCAGCGAGCCTTCCTGAAGGAGCGTCCAACCAAGCTGAAGAGCCTCATCCGCCTTGTGAAGCACTGGTACCAAATG TGTAAGGAGAAGCTTGGGAAGCCACTGCCCCCACAGTATGCCCTGGAGCTCCTGACAGTCTATGCTTGGGAGCAAGGAAGCATGGAAACAAGATTCAGCACAGCTCAGGGATTTCAGACTGTCTTGGAATTAGTCCTGAAGCATCAGAAGCTTTGCATCTACTGGAAAAAGTATTACAACTTTGAAAACCCTATTATTGGACAATACCTGTCAAGGCAACTTGTAAAACCCAG GCCTGTGATTCTGGACCCGGCTGAACCTACAGGAAACGTTGGTGGTGGAGACCCATATAGCTGGCAGCGGCTGGCACAAGAGGCTAGAGCCTGGCTGAGTTACCCATGCTTTGAGAAATCGGACGGGTCTCCAGTAGGCTCCTGGGCTGTGTCG CCCCAAGACCTGACGTACGAGGCCTATGGTTTTAGACAGAGCTGTGGAACCTCTCCGAGACGCAGACTCCAGGGAGGGGCCCCTCCCCAGGTGGAAGAGGATTGGACATGTGCCATCCTCTGA